From Nicotiana tabacum cultivar K326 chromosome 20, ASM71507v2, whole genome shotgun sequence, one genomic window encodes:
- the LOC107806636 gene encoding polygalacturonase At1g48100, translating to MGGFSFRNFTFMFIVAFLVWSSNVETCYARRGRHWRQTTTSSASLYKKKGKSHHHNNGSKSKPKHSSPPSMPTNPPRKGYDDVPSSTIFDVRSFGATGDGKTDDTKAFQAAWAAACKVEASTFVVPSQYVFLVGPISFSGPYCQHNIVFQLDGTIIAPVDAKSWGSGLMQWLEFTKLVGITVKGSGVIDGRGSVWWQDTPYDDPLDDELKLIIPLNKTSLRYPPIPLNSSLGGGKMPSIKPTALRFYGSFNVTVTGITIQNSQQCHLKFDNCIGVTVYNFTVSSPGDSPNTDGIHLQNSKDVLIRSSNIACGDDCVSIQTGCTNVYVHNINCGPGHGISIGSLGKDNTKACVSNITVKDVVMQNTMNGVRIKTWQGGSGSVQGVFFSNIQVSEVQLPIVIDQFYCDKSKCKNQTSAVALSGINFERIRGTYTVKPVHLACSDSMPCQDVTLTDIQLKPIQERYHMYDPYCWQTFGELYTPTLPPIDCLQVGKPSSNRIQGDHDQC from the exons ATGGGAGGATTTAGTTTTAGGAACTTCACATTTATGTTCATAGTAGCATTTCTTGTTTGGTCATCAAATGTAGAGACTTGTTATGCAAGAAGAGGCAGGCATTGGAGACAAACAACAACTTCCTCTGCTTCTTTGTACAAGAAGAAAGGAAAGTCTCACCATCATAATAATGGGAGCAAGTCGAAGCCAAAACACTCGTCTCCGCCAAGTATGCCAACAAACCCGCCAAGAAAAGGCTACGACGATGTGCCTTCGTCCACCATCTTCGACGTAAGAAGTTTCGGTGCCACTGGAGATGGCAAGACTGATGACACTAAG GCATTTCAAGCTGCATGGGCAGCTGCTTGTAAAGTGGAAGCTTCGACGTTTGTCGTTCCGTCACAATATGTATTCCTTGTCGGACCAATTTCATTCTCAGGTCCATACTGTCAGCACAACATTGTTTTTCAG CTTGACGGAACAATAATTGCTCCAGTAGATGCCAAATCTTGGGGTTCAGGTCTTATGCAATGGCTTGAATTTACCAAATTGGTTGGGATTACAGTTAAAGGAAGCGGGGTAATTGATGGGAGAGGTTCAGTTTGGTGGCAAGATACCCCATATGATGATCCTCTAGATGATGAACTAAAACTAATCATCCCATTAAACAAGACATCATTGAGATATCCTCCAATTCCT CTAAATAGCTCACTTGGTGGTGGAAAAATGCCAAGCATTAAGCCAACG GCACTTCGATTCTATGGGAGTTTTAATGTTACTGTAACAGGCATCACAATTCAGAATAGTCAACAATGCCATCTCAAATTTGACAACTGCATAGGGGTAACAGTATACAATTTCACTGTCTCATCTCCTGGTGATAGTCCTAATACAGATGGAATCCATTTACAGAACTCCAAAGACGTGCTAATCCGCAGTTCCAACATTGCGTGTG GAGATGACTGTGTCTCCATACAAACTGGATGCACCAATGTGTATGTACACAACATAAATTGTGGACCAGGACATGGAATCAGCATTGGAAGTCTGGGGAAAGACAACACAAAGGCTTGTGTTTCAAACATTACGGTCAAAGATGTTGTTATGCAAAACACAATGAATGGTGTCAGGATTAAGACATGGCAG GGAGGGTCAGGGTCAGTACAAGGAGTGTTTTTCTCGAACATTCAAGTTTCAGAAGTCCAACTACCAATTGTAATTGATCAATTCTATTGCGACAAGAGCAAATGTAAGAACCAGACATCTGCAGTGGCTTTATCAGGAATCAACTTTGAAAGAATTAGAGGAACATATACAGTAAAACCAGTGCATCTAGCATGCAGTGACAGTATGCCATGTCAAGACGTGACCTTGACGGATATCCAACTAAAGCCAATACAAGAGCGTTACCACATGTATGATCCATATTGTTGGCAGACATTCGGAGAGTTGTATACTCCTACTCTACCTCCAATTGATTGTTTACAAGTCGGTAAACCATCGAGCAACAGAATTCAGGGAGATCATGATCAATGCTAG